A window of the Thermodesulfobacteriota bacterium genome harbors these coding sequences:
- the panB gene encoding 3-methyl-2-oxobutanoate hydroxymethyltransferase: MKKKITVPDILKMKREGRKIPVLTAYTFSVAHVLDRAGVPVLLVGDSVGMVEAGYDTTLPVTIEEMVYHTRSVARGSERALVVSDMPFLSYQVSAEDARRNAGRLVKEGGAEAVKVEGGVRTAEAIGAIASMDVPVMAHIGLTPQSVHRMGGYKVQGRGEGGGSGKEILRDARAVEEAGAFAIVLEAIPAVLAKEITSTLSIPTIGIGAGPDCDGQVLVVNDMLGLASGKELPRFVKKYADLEGVITKAVGDYMEDVEKGRFPTKEHSY; this comes from the coding sequence ATGAAAAAAAAGATAACCGTTCCCGACATACTGAAGATGAAGCGGGAAGGCAGGAAGATACCCGTCCTTACGGCCTATACCTTCTCCGTGGCGCACGTGCTCGACAGGGCCGGCGTGCCGGTGCTGCTGGTCGGCGACTCGGTCGGGATGGTCGAGGCCGGATACGATACGACCCTTCCGGTTACGATCGAGGAAATGGTCTACCACACCCGTTCGGTCGCGAGGGGGAGCGAGAGGGCGCTCGTCGTATCGGACATGCCCTTCCTCTCCTACCAGGTAAGTGCCGAGGACGCGCGCAGGAACGCCGGCAGGCTCGTAAAGGAAGGCGGGGCCGAGGCCGTGAAGGTTGAGGGGGGAGTGAGGACCGCCGAGGCCATAGGGGCCATAGCCTCGATGGACGTGCCGGTCATGGCGCATATCGGGCTCACACCCCAGTCGGTCCACAGGATGGGCGGCTATAAGGTGCAGGGCAGGGGCGAGGGAGGGGGAAGCGGGAAAGAAATCCTCCGGGACGCGCGGGCCGTGGAGGAGGCAGGGGCGTTCGCAATCGTACTCGAAGCCATACCCGCCGTTCTGGCAAAGGAGATAACCTCTACTCTCTCCATACCCACCATAGGCATAGGCGCGGGCCCGGACTGCGACGGGCAGGTCTTGGTGGTAAACGACATGCTCGGGCTTGCCTCCGGTAAGGAGTTGCCGCGCTTCGTAAAGAAGTATGCCGACCTCGAAGGCGTTATCACAAAGGCGGTCGGGGACTATATGGAGGACGTGGAGAAGGGAAGGTTTCCGACGAAGGAGCATAGCTATTGA
- a CDS encoding deoxynucleoside kinase: MDKARYIAVEGPIGVGKTTLAEMLADEFGGRILTEEVDTNPFLPRFYEDTRKYAFQVQLFFMLSRYQQQKELAQADLFTTTVVSDYLFAKDRIFAYLNLDENELGLYEQVFRLLDERIPKPDLVIYLQASSEVLLERIDKRAKDYEKRIEDEYLEKVVDAYNKHFFYYTDTPLLVVNTTDIDFVANPADLSNLVKEIRSLKGGTQHYIPLGSG; this comes from the coding sequence ATGGACAAGGCACGGTATATTGCGGTAGAGGGGCCGATAGGGGTCGGAAAGACCACCCTGGCCGAAATGCTGGCGGATGAGTTCGGGGGAAGGATCCTCACCGAGGAGGTCGACACCAACCCGTTCCTGCCCAGGTTCTACGAGGATACGAGGAAGTACGCGTTCCAGGTGCAGCTCTTCTTCATGCTGAGCCGCTACCAGCAGCAGAAGGAGCTCGCGCAGGCCGACCTCTTCACCACGACCGTTGTCTCGGACTACCTCTTCGCCAAGGACAGGATATTCGCCTACCTGAACCTCGACGAGAACGAACTCGGCCTCTACGAGCAGGTCTTCAGGCTGCTCGACGAGAGGATACCCAAGCCGGACCTGGTGATATACCTGCAGGCATCGAGCGAGGTGCTGCTCGAGAGGATAGACAAGAGGGCCAAGGACTACGAGAAGAGGATAGAGGACGAATACCTCGAAAAGGTCGTCGACGCCTATAACAAGCACTTTTTTTACTACACGGATACGCCTCTCCTGGTGGTCAACACCACGGATATCGACTTCGTGGCCAACCCCGCGGACCTGTCCAACCTGGTAAAGGAGATAAGGTCGCTTAAGGGTGGCACGCAGCACTACATACCGCTTGGATCCGGATAG
- a CDS encoding GAF domain-containing protein: MIKALKRNPEVFSKVLSMAVSGLSIDDMLTKVVEEVRDLAGCDRCSLYIVDKEKNELYTKIAQKLELGEIRVSIDKRSIAGYCAFTGKDLLVKDVRNEKDLKKIDDELSFNEKFDEECGFTTKNALCTPIKYRGEVIGAIQAVNKTGGFMAMDVENMAEFSSILGLILFNVLISTQLEECESGK, from the coding sequence ATGATTAAAGCGTTGAAGCGGAATCCGGAGGTGTTCAGCAAGGTACTCAGCATGGCCGTATCGGGCCTTAGCATAGACGATATGCTGACCAAGGTAGTCGAGGAGGTCCGGGATCTGGCCGGTTGCGACAGGTGCAGCCTGTACATCGTGGATAAGGAGAAGAACGAACTCTATACGAAGATAGCGCAGAAGCTGGAGCTCGGGGAGATAAGGGTGTCCATCGACAAGAGGAGTATCGCCGGCTACTGCGCGTTCACCGGCAAGGATCTGCTCGTCAAGGACGTAAGGAACGAAAAAGATCTCAAGAAGATAGACGACGAACTCTCCTTCAACGAGAAGTTCGATGAAGAATGCGGGTTTACGACGAAGAACGCGCTCTGCACCCCTATAAAGTACAGGGGGGAGGTCATAGGGGCGATCCAGGCCGTCAATAAGACCGGCGGCTTTATGGCCATGGACGTGGAGAACATGGCGGAGTTCTCGAGTATCCTGGGCCTTATACTCTTCAATGTCCTCATCTCCACTCAGTTGGAGGAGTGCGAGAGCGGGAAGTAG
- the rsmA gene encoding 16S rRNA (adenine(1518)-N(6)/adenine(1519)-N(6))-dimethyltransferase RsmA codes for MLQPFPKKKLGQHFLIDRNIVRKIVSLADVREGERVLEVGPGTGVLTEELLRAGAAVTAIEADAALAEKLREKFKDEKALEVVTADALKLSFLDLSKKAPGGVGKFKVVANLPYNISGPILVKFLEEREVFTSLVLMFQKEVARRITAGPGTKEYGILSVLSRAYTDARCEFDVAPHLFRPPPKVTSTVVRLSVLPSPRVPIEDEKFFKRVVRAAFGQRRKTLHNALKLLALPDEDVSKALEAASIDPKRRGETLTGEEFGRLADLLKGRNAEIMEIKELREIKGIKEIKGN; via the coding sequence TTCAGCCTTTTCCGAAGAAAAAACTCGGCCAGCATTTTCTTATCGATAGGAATATCGTTAGAAAAATAGTCTCGCTCGCGGACGTACGCGAGGGAGAGAGGGTGCTGGAGGTAGGGCCCGGCACCGGGGTCCTCACCGAAGAGCTTCTTCGGGCCGGGGCCGCGGTTACGGCCATAGAGGCCGACGCCGCCCTCGCCGAAAAACTCCGGGAAAAGTTTAAGGATGAGAAGGCTCTTGAGGTCGTTACGGCCGACGCCTTGAAGCTGTCCTTTCTTGACCTTAGCAAAAAAGCCCCGGGTGGGGTGGGTAAGTTCAAGGTCGTGGCCAACCTTCCTTATAATATCTCAGGGCCGATTTTGGTAAAATTCCTCGAAGAGCGGGAGGTTTTTACGTCTCTGGTACTCATGTTCCAGAAGGAGGTCGCCCGGAGGATTACCGCCGGGCCGGGTACGAAGGAGTACGGTATCCTCTCCGTCCTCTCCCGGGCCTATACCGACGCGCGGTGCGAGTTCGACGTGGCGCCGCACCTCTTCCGCCCCCCTCCGAAGGTGACCTCCACCGTGGTAAGGTTGAGCGTCCTGCCCTCCCCGCGCGTTCCGATAGAGGACGAGAAGTTTTTCAAGAGGGTGGTACGGGCGGCCTTCGGGCAGAGGAGGAAGACGCTCCATAACGCGCTGAAGCTATTGGCCCTTCCGGACGAGGACGTGTCAAAGGCCCTTGAGGCCGCGTCCATAGACCCCAAACGCCGGGGCGAGACGCTGACGGGCGAGGAGTTCGGCAGGCTCGCGGATTTGCTGAAAGGCCGGAATGCGGAAATTATGGAAATCAAGGAACTTAGGGAAATCAAGGGAATCAAGGAAATAAAAGGGAATTAA